The proteins below are encoded in one region of Candidatus Moraniibacteriota bacterium:
- a CDS encoding peptidoglycan bridge formation glycyltransferase FemA/FemB family protein codes for MHEFLQSKYWSIFQQSTGKEVLDGSTKDLLVCGIFHVLPWGGKYLYIPRGPIATNGQQLSKEGVQKLIEEAIKRKARWIRIEPENEESLQNIKNVFEGKIVRAPHDVQPRELLIMDITPDEEALLSNMKSKTRYNIRLAEKRGVKVFLTREEKYVHAFYNLVSATSDRKSINSHPKEYYEKFFEAFPPEICQLFVAEYNGEVLVANILILFEGRALYLHGGSSDAYRDVMAPFLLQWKQICFAKDQGCTEYDFGGIHTEDKGQGMRDKREEKMENKRSLINYHSSIITHPWEGITRFKKGFAPNTLPTVYPGTFDIILDSRVYFLYRTLRTFKNFIHLLLSK; via the coding sequence ATGCACGAATTTCTTCAATCAAAGTATTGGTCAATATTTCAGCAGTCTACGGGAAAAGAAGTGCTTGATGGCTCTACAAAGGACCTCCTTGTTTGCGGTATTTTTCATGTCCTTCCATGGGGAGGAAAATACCTCTATATACCGAGAGGACCAATAGCAACCAATGGCCAACAATTATCAAAAGAAGGTGTTCAGAAACTTATTGAAGAAGCAATCAAGAGAAAAGCAAGATGGATACGTATCGAACCAGAGAACGAAGAATCTCTCCAAAATATCAAAAATGTTTTTGAAGGAAAAATAGTCCGAGCACCCCATGATGTACAGCCCAGGGAATTGTTGATTATGGATATCACCCCCGATGAAGAGGCTCTGTTATCAAATATGAAATCAAAGACAAGGTATAATATCCGTCTTGCAGAGAAACGTGGAGTAAAGGTGTTTCTGACTCGCGAAGAAAAATATGTGCACGCATTTTACAATCTCGTTTCAGCAACATCCGATCGCAAATCTATCAACTCTCATCCAAAGGAATATTACGAGAAATTTTTTGAAGCGTTTCCTCCAGAGATCTGTCAACTCTTTGTTGCGGAATATAATGGAGAAGTACTTGTTGCCAATATCCTCATTCTCTTTGAGGGGAGAGCGCTGTATTTGCACGGCGGATCAAGTGACGCGTATCGAGATGTGATGGCTCCGTTTCTCTTACAATGGAAACAGATATGCTTCGCCAAAGATCAAGGATGTACAGAGTATGATTTTGGAGGGATACACACAGAAGATAAGGGACAAGGGATGCGCGATAAGAGAGAAGAAAAGATGGAAAACAAAAGATCACTCATCAATTATCACTCATCAATTATCACTCATCCGTGGGAAGGAATTACAAGATTTAAAAAAGGCTTTGCTCCCAATACACTACCGACAGTGTACCCTGGAACATTTGATATTATTCTTGATTCTCGAGTATACTTCT